TTCAACTTTGCGGATTGCGTTCACCCAATGCCGCTTGGTTTCACACGGTTGCAAGAAGGCGACACGATCCAAATGGGCGGGCGCACGTGGGATATTCGCATGGGCAACGGCCATGCACCGGAACATGCAACTTTCTGGAGCCGCGACGATAATCTGGTGATCGGCGGCGATCAGTTGCTGCCGTCAATCAGCCCCAACATCGGTGTTTATCCGACCGAACCTGACGCCGATCCGCTTGCAGAATGGCTCGAGGCCTGCGAACGCCTTGCGCAGTTCGCACGGGAAGATCATCTGGTTTTGGGCGGGCACAAGTTGCCGTTCAGCGGGCTGCCGAAACGCATGACGCAGCTCATCGATAACCATCACGGTGCGCTAACCCGCCTAATGACCCACATCGCCGAACCGAAACGCGCCGGTGATTGCTTTGCACCGCTGTTCAAGCGTGAAATCGGTGAAGGTGTTTATGGTCTCGCCTTGGTCGAAGCGCTTGCCCACCTGAACCACCTGCATCAAACCGGCCAAGCAACGCGCGAATTACGCAATGAGGCCTATTGGTTTCAGGCGGCTTGACGGGTCTTAAGCGCGCCCAATTC
This Octadecabacter temperatus DNA region includes the following protein-coding sequences:
- a CDS encoding MBL fold metallo-hydrolase, whose protein sequence is MSDGKIHYPWSEPPEHGEATVIADGVLWMRLPLPMALDHVNVYALDDGDGWTIVDTGFDTRKTRAIWETLLVGPLAGKPVSRVIGTHHHPDHIGLAGWFQEAGADLAMPRTGWLMARMLTLDEQPAYPSQSIKFYQRAGMDADMLAKRREDRPFNFADCVHPMPLGFTRLQEGDTIQMGGRTWDIRMGNGHAPEHATFWSRDDNLVIGGDQLLPSISPNIGVYPTEPDADPLAEWLEACERLAQFAREDHLVLGGHKLPFSGLPKRMTQLIDNHHGALTRLMTHIAEPKRAGDCFAPLFKREIGEGVYGLALVEALAHLNHLHQTGQATRELRNEAYWFQAA